One Lacunisphaera limnophila DNA window includes the following coding sequences:
- a CDS encoding ATP synthase F0 subunit C, whose protein sequence is MYPILAEITGNIASAFGLLGAALGVGLIGQKAAEAVGRNPGASGKILVQAIIGMALAEGLGILALFLAK, encoded by the coding sequence CGCTGAAATCACTGGCAACATCGCCAGCGCGTTCGGTCTCCTCGGCGCCGCCCTCGGCGTCGGTCTCATCGGCCAGAAGGCCGCCGAAGCCGTCGGCCGCAACCCCGGCGCTTCCGGCAAGATCCTCGTCCAGGCCATCATCGGCATGGCGCTCGCCGAAGGTCTCGGCATCCTGGCCCTGTTCCTCGCGAAGTAA
- the atpF gene encoding F0F1 ATP synthase subunit B, whose product MLTLLLATVETTAHSAEAAGPIEGLRQTFVHFGVEPKYLVMQVISFLILFGVLYKFGIKPTIATMEERNNKIAAGLKHAEETQARLAAAQQESAALIRAAQVEANKAIEEARKAAKEFGDKQQADAIARAADLLAKAQQSIELEHKKMLDQARTEIARLVVKTTEQVLAKKLSDADRAAYNEAATKELSVL is encoded by the coding sequence ATGCTGACCCTCCTGCTCGCCACGGTCGAAACCACCGCCCACTCCGCCGAAGCCGCCGGCCCCATCGAGGGCCTGCGCCAGACCTTCGTGCACTTTGGCGTCGAGCCGAAGTACCTCGTGATGCAGGTGATCAGCTTCCTGATCCTCTTCGGCGTCCTCTACAAGTTCGGCATCAAGCCGACCATCGCCACGATGGAGGAGCGCAATAACAAGATCGCCGCCGGCCTCAAGCACGCCGAGGAAACCCAGGCCCGCCTCGCCGCCGCCCAGCAGGAAAGCGCCGCCCTCATCCGCGCCGCCCAGGTCGAGGCCAACAAGGCCATCGAGGAGGCCCGCAAGGCCGCCAAGGAATTTGGCGACAAGCAGCAGGCCGACGCCATCGCGCGCGCCGCCGACCTCCTCGCCAAGGCCCAGCAGTCCATCGAGCTCGAGCACAAGAAAATGCTCGACCAGGCCCGCACCGAGATCGCCCGCCTCGTCGTCAAGACCACCGAGCAGGTCCTCGCCAAGAAACTCTCCGACGCCGACCGCGCCGCCTACAACGAGGCCGCGACGAAAGAACTCTCCGTCCTCTGA
- a CDS encoding F0F1 ATP synthase subunit delta yields the protein MAADKQTKLLAKQLFKLSVVNGVVSPEQVAGVLGWVEKHSPRRPVALLKAYHHRIAIELAKSRAEIEHAGPVSDATLKQIEAAMTKRYARTVTASAKPNPSLLAGLRVRVGSDVYESSVASQLAKLSV from the coding sequence ATGGCCGCCGACAAACAAACCAAGCTCCTCGCCAAGCAGCTCTTCAAGCTGAGTGTCGTCAACGGCGTCGTCTCGCCCGAGCAGGTCGCCGGCGTCCTCGGCTGGGTCGAGAAGCACTCACCCCGCCGCCCCGTCGCCCTCCTCAAGGCCTACCACCACCGCATCGCCATTGAGCTCGCCAAGTCGCGCGCCGAGATCGAGCACGCCGGCCCGGTCAGCGACGCCACCCTCAAGCAAATCGAGGCCGCCATGACCAAGCGCTACGCGCGCACCGTCACCGCCTCGGCCAAGCCGAACCCCTCGCTGCTCGCCGGCCTCCGCGTTCGCGTCGGTTCCGATGTCTACGAGTCCTCCGTCGCCAGCCAGCTCGCCAAACTTTCCGTCTAA
- the atpA gene encoding F0F1 ATP synthase subunit alpha produces MSNVIEQIEQQIAKLSTKAVRKNTGVIRTIADGVAKIEGLSDVMYNEMVSFPGGVIGIALNLEEDEVGCVILGDVSQLKQGDEVATTGKLLSLPVGKALLGRVVDALGRPIDGKGPIDAKESYPVEKIAPGIIVRKSVSQPLFTGIMAIDSMIPIGRGQRELIIGDRGTGKTTICVDTIINQARINKVGLASGDKSFRPVYSIYVAIGQKQSNVVRTIAALEAADALQYTIIVAAPAADNPANQYLAPFSGAALGEWFMENGMDALIVYDDLSKHAVAYRQISLILKRPSGREAYPGDVFYLHSRLLERSARLDGKGSLTALPVIETQAGDVSAYIPTNVISITDGQIFLETDLFNQGIRPAVSVGLSVSRVGSSAQIKVTKQVGGKLKGELAQFRELAAFAQFGSDLDAKTKATLDRGARIVELFKQPQLNPLAIEVQASILWVLQKNYFDSIEVKHIVTAANSLKDFLTSRKVDLLTKIRTEAKLTDEIEAGLKAAADEWKSTFSAK; encoded by the coding sequence ATGAGCAACGTCATCGAACAAATCGAACAACAGATCGCCAAACTCTCGACCAAGGCGGTCCGCAAGAACACCGGTGTCATCCGCACCATCGCCGACGGCGTCGCCAAGATCGAGGGCCTCTCCGACGTCATGTACAACGAGATGGTGTCGTTCCCCGGCGGGGTCATCGGCATCGCGCTCAACCTTGAGGAGGACGAGGTCGGCTGCGTCATTCTCGGCGACGTCTCCCAGCTCAAGCAGGGCGACGAGGTCGCCACCACCGGCAAGCTCCTCTCCCTCCCCGTCGGCAAGGCCCTCCTCGGCCGCGTGGTCGACGCCCTCGGCCGCCCCATCGACGGCAAGGGCCCGATCGACGCCAAGGAATCCTACCCGGTCGAGAAGATCGCCCCCGGCATCATCGTCCGCAAGTCCGTCTCCCAGCCCCTCTTCACCGGCATCATGGCCATCGACTCCATGATCCCGATCGGCCGCGGCCAGCGCGAGCTGATCATCGGCGATCGCGGCACGGGCAAGACCACCATCTGCGTCGACACCATCATCAACCAGGCCCGCATCAACAAGGTCGGCCTCGCCTCGGGCGACAAGAGCTTCCGCCCCGTCTACTCCATCTACGTCGCCATCGGCCAGAAGCAGTCCAACGTCGTCCGCACCATCGCCGCCCTCGAGGCCGCCGACGCCCTGCAGTACACCATCATCGTCGCCGCCCCGGCCGCCGACAACCCGGCCAACCAGTACCTCGCCCCGTTCTCCGGCGCCGCCCTCGGCGAGTGGTTCATGGAAAACGGCATGGACGCCCTGATCGTCTATGACGATCTCTCCAAGCACGCCGTCGCCTACCGCCAGATCTCGCTCATCCTGAAGCGCCCCTCCGGCCGCGAGGCGTACCCGGGCGACGTGTTCTACCTCCACTCCCGCCTCCTCGAGCGCTCCGCCCGCCTCGACGGCAAGGGCTCGCTCACCGCGCTGCCCGTCATCGAGACTCAGGCCGGCGACGTGTCCGCCTACATCCCGACCAACGTGATCTCGATCACCGACGGCCAGATCTTCCTCGAGACCGACCTCTTCAACCAGGGCATCCGCCCCGCGGTGTCCGTCGGTCTCTCCGTCTCGCGCGTCGGTTCCTCCGCCCAGATCAAGGTCACCAAGCAGGTCGGCGGCAAACTCAAGGGCGAGCTGGCCCAGTTCCGCGAACTCGCGGCCTTCGCCCAGTTCGGCTCCGACCTCGACGCCAAGACCAAGGCCACCCTCGACCGCGGCGCCCGCATCGTCGAGCTCTTCAAGCAGCCGCAGCTCAACCCGCTCGCCATCGAGGTGCAGGCCTCCATCCTCTGGGTCCTCCAGAAGAACTACTTCGATTCCATCGAGGTGAAGCACATCGTGACGGCCGCCAACTCGCTCAAGGATTTCCTCACCAGCCGCAAGGTCGACCTCCTCACGAAGATCCGCACCGAGGCCAAGCTCACCGACGAGATCGAGGCCGGCCTCAAGGCCGCCGCCGACGAGTGGAAGTCCACCTTCAGCGCGAAGTGA
- the atpG gene encoding ATP synthase F1 subunit gamma: MASLRDIRRRIKSVKNTRQITKAMELVAASKMKKAQQAALAGRAYAGLMAEMLAAVAGRVEESQHPFLARREVKVRGIILVTSDKGLCGPLNANLFKLVTEVKGPAKYAVIGRKGAQFIARTKRTLLADFTVTDRVGFTEVRTVAEFMVKQYLEGVVDTVELIYPHFRNTLVQTPTNLPLLPLESLAAVVADLHSDSGQTAKADEREILFEPDAETVLESLLPLYVNREIYQHVLDAKASEHSSRMVAMKTAKDNATKLIGDLTLEYNKARQAGITQEILEIAAASFSAN, encoded by the coding sequence ATGGCTTCCCTCCGCGACATCCGCCGACGCATCAAGTCGGTCAAGAACACCCGCCAGATCACCAAGGCGATGGAGCTCGTGGCCGCGTCGAAGATGAAGAAGGCGCAGCAGGCCGCCCTCGCGGGCCGCGCCTACGCCGGCCTCATGGCCGAGATGCTCGCCGCCGTCGCCGGCCGCGTCGAGGAAAGCCAGCACCCGTTCCTCGCCCGCCGCGAGGTCAAGGTCCGCGGCATCATCCTCGTCACCTCCGACAAGGGCCTCTGCGGCCCGCTCAACGCCAACCTCTTCAAGCTCGTCACCGAGGTGAAGGGCCCCGCCAAGTACGCCGTCATCGGCCGCAAGGGCGCCCAGTTCATCGCCCGCACCAAGCGCACGCTCCTCGCCGACTTCACCGTCACCGACCGCGTGGGCTTCACCGAGGTCCGCACCGTCGCCGAGTTCATGGTCAAGCAGTACCTCGAGGGCGTCGTCGACACCGTCGAGCTGATCTACCCGCACTTCCGCAACACCCTCGTCCAGACGCCGACCAACCTCCCGCTGCTCCCACTCGAGAGCCTCGCGGCCGTCGTCGCCGACCTGCACTCCGATTCCGGCCAGACCGCCAAGGCCGACGAGCGTGAGATCCTCTTCGAACCCGACGCCGAGACCGTCCTCGAGTCCCTGCTCCCGCTCTACGTCAACCGCGAGATCTACCAGCACGTCCTCGACGCCAAGGCCTCCGAGCACTCCTCGCGCATGGTCGCGATGAAGACCGCCAAGGACAACGCCACGAAGCTCATCGGCGACCTCACCCTCGAGTACAACAAGGCCCGCCAGGCCGGCATCACCCAGGAAATCCTCGAGATCGCCGCCGCCTCGTTCTCCGCCAACTGA
- the atpD gene encoding F0F1 ATP synthase subunit beta: MSNSGKIVQVIGAVVDVQFAESTIPPIYQALVVDYTVAGKKESLTLEVQQHLGEGLVRAIAMSSTEGLVRGYPVTDTGAPITVPVGEGILGRIFDVTGTPVDGKGPVPHTKRYPIHRPAPALAEQDTKAEILETGIKVIDLICPFIKGGKAGAFGGAGVGKTVVILELINNIAKAHGGYSVFAGVGERSREGNDLYHEMSEAGVIDQKDLSKSKVALVYGQMNEPPGARMRVALSALAMTEYFRDEKNQDVLLFIDNIFRFSQAGSEVSALLGRSPSAVGYQPTLSNEMGLLQERITSTKKGSITSVQAVYVPADDLTDPAPANTFAHLDSTIVLERSIAELGIYPAVDPLASVSKALQPDIVGEEHYKVAREVQRVLQRYKDLQDIIAILGLDELSPEDKLTVYRARKIQRLLSQPFAVAEVFTGTPGKYVPVKETVRGFKMLLDGELDHIGETDFYMKGGIDEVIAAAGKK; encoded by the coding sequence ATGAGTAATTCAGGCAAAATCGTCCAAGTCATCGGCGCCGTCGTAGACGTCCAGTTCGCCGAGAGCACCATCCCGCCCATCTACCAGGCGCTCGTCGTCGACTACACCGTCGCGGGCAAGAAGGAGTCCCTGACCCTCGAGGTGCAGCAGCATCTCGGCGAGGGCCTCGTGCGCGCCATCGCCATGTCCTCCACCGAGGGCCTCGTGCGCGGCTACCCCGTGACCGACACCGGCGCGCCCATCACCGTCCCGGTCGGCGAGGGCATCCTCGGCCGCATCTTCGACGTCACCGGCACCCCCGTCGACGGCAAGGGCCCGGTCCCGCACACCAAGCGCTACCCGATTCACCGTCCCGCCCCGGCCCTCGCCGAGCAGGACACCAAGGCCGAGATCCTCGAGACCGGCATCAAGGTCATCGACCTCATCTGCCCGTTCATCAAGGGCGGCAAGGCGGGCGCGTTCGGCGGCGCCGGCGTCGGCAAGACCGTCGTCATTCTCGAGCTCATCAACAACATCGCCAAGGCCCACGGCGGCTACTCCGTGTTCGCGGGCGTCGGCGAGCGTTCCCGTGAAGGTAACGATCTCTACCACGAAATGTCCGAGGCCGGCGTCATCGACCAGAAGGACCTCAGCAAGTCCAAGGTCGCGCTGGTGTACGGCCAGATGAACGAGCCCCCGGGTGCCCGTATGCGCGTCGCCCTCTCGGCCCTCGCGATGACCGAGTACTTCCGCGACGAGAAGAACCAGGACGTGCTCCTCTTCATCGACAACATCTTCCGCTTCTCGCAGGCCGGTTCCGAGGTGTCCGCCCTCCTCGGCCGCTCGCCGTCCGCGGTGGGTTACCAGCCGACGCTCTCCAACGAGATGGGCCTCCTGCAGGAGCGCATCACCTCGACGAAGAAGGGTTCCATCACCTCCGTGCAGGCCGTGTACGTGCCCGCCGACGATTTGACCGACCCGGCGCCCGCTAACACCTTCGCGCACTTGGACTCCACCATCGTGCTCGAGCGCTCCATCGCCGAACTCGGCATCTATCCCGCCGTCGATCCGCTCGCCTCCGTGTCCAAGGCCCTCCAGCCCGACATCGTCGGCGAGGAGCACTACAAGGTCGCCCGCGAGGTCCAGCGCGTCCTCCAGCGCTACAAGGATCTCCAGGACATCATCGCCATTCTCGGTCTCGATGAGCTCTCCCCCGAGGACAAGCTCACCGTCTACCGCGCCCGCAAGATCCAGCGTCTCCTCTCGCAGCCGTTCGCGGTCGCCGAGGTGTTCACCGGCACGCCGGGCAAGTACGTCCCCGTCAAGGAGACCGTCCGCGGCTTCAAGATGCTGCTCGACGGCGAACTCGACCACATCGGCGAGACCGACTTCTACATGAAGGGCGGCATCGACGAGGTCATCGCCGCGGCCGGCAAGAAATAA
- the atpC gene encoding ATP synthase F1 subunit epsilon, which yields MPLTLEIVTPEAKVYSDTIDSVVIPTVEGEIGVLPGHIPLLTQVEDGELRVTKGAATQLLVVSGGFAQIDGDRVRILAENAINEEKIDEHAVEAALKRAEEQLREAKDMDPQQYEQLQSMVRYSGVQLAVKRKKR from the coding sequence ATGCCCCTCACACTCGAAATCGTCACGCCTGAGGCGAAGGTGTATTCCGACACCATCGACTCCGTCGTCATCCCGACGGTCGAGGGCGAGATCGGCGTCCTCCCGGGCCACATCCCCCTGCTCACCCAGGTCGAGGATGGCGAGCTCCGCGTCACCAAGGGTGCGGCCACGCAGCTCCTCGTCGTCAGCGGCGGCTTCGCCCAGATCGACGGCGACCGCGTCCGCATCCTCGCCGAGAACGCCATCAACGAGGAGAAGATCGACGAGCATGCCGTCGAGGCCGCCCTCAAGCGCGCCGAGGAACAGCTCCGCGAGGCCAAGGACATGGATCCCCAGCAGTACGAACAGCTCCAGAGCATGGTCCGCTACTCCGGCGTCCAGCTCGCGGTGAAACGTAAAAAGCGCTAA
- a CDS encoding FeoA family protein: MSASLRNLSPLCQLLPGTTGRVCQLTGDDSFCQRVREMGFGEAALVTKISGTSTTLCLVNGTRIALNHRAAMSILVEPLPDNAR; encoded by the coding sequence ATGTCCGCATCCCTCAGAAACTTATCCCCCCTTTGCCAGCTTCTGCCCGGCACCACGGGCCGGGTCTGTCAGCTGACGGGCGACGACAGTTTCTGCCAGCGCGTCCGCGAGATGGGTTTCGGCGAGGCCGCCCTCGTCACCAAGATTTCCGGCACCAGCACCACCCTTTGCCTCGTCAACGGCACCCGCATCGCCCTGAACCACCGGGCCGCGATGAGCATCCTGGTCGAGCCGCTTCCCGATAACGCGCGGTGA
- the feoB gene encoding ferrous iron transport protein B produces the protein MKLPSHITPPPRRRPTTVHDRTPVYAIVGNPNCGKTTLFNALTGLRQKVGNYPGVTVEKKMGTTWSQHGRPIQIIDLPGAYSLAARSPDEAVLRDVLLGRRADTPQPDRIICVVDAANLERNLYLVHQILDLGRPVIIALNMMDMASSAGLKVDPAELEGALGIPVIACEAVRGRGLVELKVAMSRVELPLARHRWDVPAPIAPAVAELQASLSDADQRSPLVARAEALLLLTDFDTVRVAGSTPLSPRTHEILDQWRRRWTAEGADWSAALIRTRYDAIRELCRNVIVRPGTMGPSLSDRIDAVLCHSVGGWAVFAVIMAALFYSIFSLAEAPMDFIDGQVAALGDWVKGAMAAGDLRDLLTDGIIGGVGGVVIFLPQILILFFFVGLLESTGYMARAAFIMDRPMSKVGLNGRSFIPLLGSYACAIPGIMATRTIENAKDRLVTILVAPLMSCSARLPVYLLMIAMLLPDDTMSAGLKTGIMLLMYALGTTGVFFFAWLFKRTLVRGAPQHMIMELPAYQPPRFKDILRHMVERGWLFLKNAGTIILAISIVLWALTTYPKHPNPAATSTEQIAHSFAGRAGHLLEPVIQPLGFDWRIGIGLITSFAAREVFVSSMGVIFGVEGAEDDTTPLRDALRGARWPDGAPLFTPLVCLTLMVFYVFAMQCMATLAVVKRETNSWRWPLFQIFYLTGTAWVLCLILYQTGRALGY, from the coding sequence GTGAAACTCCCGTCGCACATCACGCCGCCGCCGCGCCGGCGTCCGACGACGGTCCACGACCGCACCCCGGTGTACGCCATCGTCGGCAATCCGAACTGCGGCAAGACCACCCTCTTCAACGCCCTCACCGGCTTGCGCCAGAAGGTCGGCAACTACCCCGGCGTCACCGTCGAAAAAAAGATGGGCACGACGTGGTCCCAACACGGCCGCCCGATCCAGATCATCGACCTGCCCGGCGCCTACTCGCTCGCCGCCCGCTCGCCGGATGAGGCCGTCCTGCGCGACGTGCTCCTCGGCCGCCGCGCCGACACCCCGCAACCCGACCGCATCATCTGCGTCGTCGACGCCGCGAATCTCGAACGCAACCTCTACCTCGTCCACCAGATCCTTGATCTCGGCCGACCGGTCATCATCGCGCTCAACATGATGGACATGGCGTCCAGCGCCGGCCTCAAAGTCGACCCCGCCGAGCTCGAGGGCGCGCTCGGCATCCCCGTCATCGCCTGCGAAGCCGTGCGCGGTCGTGGTCTCGTCGAATTGAAGGTCGCCATGAGCCGCGTCGAGCTGCCCCTCGCGCGTCATCGTTGGGACGTGCCCGCGCCGATCGCTCCCGCCGTCGCGGAACTGCAGGCGTCGCTGTCCGACGCGGACCAGCGCTCGCCCCTCGTCGCCCGCGCCGAGGCCCTGCTCCTGCTGACCGATTTCGACACCGTGCGCGTCGCTGGCTCCACGCCGCTCAGCCCGCGCACCCACGAGATCCTCGACCAATGGCGCCGCCGCTGGACCGCGGAGGGCGCCGATTGGTCCGCCGCCCTCATCCGCACCCGCTACGACGCCATCCGCGAACTCTGCCGCAACGTCATCGTCCGTCCCGGCACGATGGGCCCCTCGCTCTCGGACCGTATCGATGCCGTCCTCTGCCACTCCGTCGGCGGCTGGGCGGTCTTCGCCGTCATCATGGCGGCGCTCTTCTATTCCATCTTCTCCCTCGCCGAGGCGCCGATGGATTTCATCGACGGCCAAGTCGCCGCCCTCGGCGACTGGGTCAAGGGCGCGATGGCCGCGGGCGACCTGCGCGACCTGCTCACCGACGGCATCATCGGCGGGGTGGGCGGCGTGGTCATCTTCCTGCCGCAGATCCTGATCTTGTTTTTCTTCGTGGGCCTGCTCGAGAGCACGGGCTACATGGCGCGCGCCGCCTTCATCATGGACCGCCCGATGAGCAAGGTCGGCCTCAACGGCCGCTCCTTCATCCCGCTGCTCGGCTCCTACGCCTGCGCCATCCCGGGCATCATGGCCACGCGCACGATCGAGAACGCCAAGGACCGCCTCGTCACCATCCTCGTTGCCCCGCTCATGAGTTGCTCGGCCCGTCTGCCGGTCTACCTGCTCATGATCGCCATGCTCCTGCCGGACGACACCATGTCGGCCGGGCTCAAGACCGGCATCATGCTCCTCATGTATGCCCTCGGCACCACCGGGGTGTTCTTCTTCGCCTGGCTCTTCAAGCGCACGCTCGTCCGCGGCGCGCCGCAACACATGATCATGGAGCTGCCGGCCTACCAGCCGCCCCGCTTCAAGGACATCCTCCGCCACATGGTCGAGCGCGGCTGGCTCTTCCTCAAGAACGCCGGCACCATCATCCTCGCCATCTCCATCGTGCTCTGGGCGCTGACCACCTACCCGAAGCACCCGAACCCAGCCGCCACCTCGACCGAGCAGATCGCCCACAGCTTCGCCGGCCGCGCCGGCCACCTGCTCGAGCCGGTCATCCAGCCGCTCGGCTTCGACTGGCGCATCGGCATCGGCCTCATCACCTCCTTCGCGGCCCGCGAGGTCTTTGTCAGCTCGATGGGCGTGATCTTCGGCGTCGAGGGCGCGGAGGACGACACCACGCCGTTGCGTGACGCGTTGCGCGGCGCGCGCTGGCCCGACGGGGCCCCGCTCTTCACGCCGCTCGTCTGCCTGACCCTGATGGTCTTCTACGTCTTCGCGATGCAGTGCATGGCCACCCTTGCCGTGGTGAAGCGCGAGACCAACTCCTGGCGCTGGCCGCTTTTCCAGATCTTCTACCTCACCGGCACCGCCTGGGTCCTCTGCCTGATCCTCTACCAAACCGGTCGCGCTTTGGGCTATTGA
- a CDS encoding FeoB-associated Cys-rich membrane protein, producing MSSSLQSLIALALVALAAAFLLRSWLRKKKTPGCGSTGDCGAISPEVKALQAKLKR from the coding sequence ATGTCTTCCTCCCTCCAATCCCTGATCGCCCTCGCCCTCGTCGCGCTCGCCGCGGCGTTCCTGCTGCGCTCCTGGCTGCGGAAGAAAAAGACCCCCGGCTGCGGCAGCACCGGCGACTGCGGCGCCATCAGCCCCGAGGTGAAGGCCCTGCAGGCGAAACTGAAACGGTAA
- a CDS encoding ATP-binding protein has product MSAEGELLREEIALLRRQLERERLSREQAEQLAEQGTRALYDRQAELALLAAITSAANSSATLTSAVASVLQQLGEFGGWELGHVYVNEPGTDTLVPLGLWYEANPGRCRTFQARTGELTLRRGAGLPGQVMARGEPLLLTSLADECNFPRAEAAQACGLVCGYAFPVTPSVGGMAVIELFSIRRHAPDEPMLGLIPQVTSQINRIFARHWLDRERQRVQVALEEKVRERTETLSKTVQALNERVEEQRRMQQALQVHNRALNAAANGIVIADALQPNWPIIYCNPAFERLTGYQADEVMGRNCKFLQGDDTDTETVGALRDAIRTGQPVNVTIKNYRKDGTSFWNQLTVAPVRDPTGLLTHYIGVQEDVTRQQEAEHSLRAARDATELANADLSRAARLKDEFLAAMSHELRTPLNAVLGMAEVMRDQLHGPLNASQLEMMGIVEESGRHLLALINDILDLSKIEAGKLDLQVEEVPIEPAAQSSVRFVREQAMRKKLELTCTVDPTLETVQADHRRLKQVLVNLLSNAVKFTPEGGRVGLEVVADPVAGGVRFTVWDTGIGIARADFDRIFQPFEQIDSRLARRYEGTGLGLALVRRMVAMHGGTLSLDSEPGQGSRFSVFLPQVRFSHPPIAVTPGQVPAPAARPRVPNGAIHVLVAEDNEANQKMLLGYLQAQGYRTSLATQGEEAVQMATALCPDIIVMDVQMPGVDGLEAIRRIRADPQVAHIPIIALTAMAMNGDRDRCIAAGASAYLSKPVMLSELAACLDQVVAVRSGPAPLRQDGPAQRLA; this is encoded by the coding sequence ATGAGTGCCGAGGGGGAGTTGCTGCGGGAGGAGATCGCCCTGTTGCGCCGGCAGCTGGAGCGGGAACGGCTCAGCCGCGAGCAGGCCGAGCAACTGGCCGAGCAGGGCACGCGGGCCCTGTACGACCGGCAGGCGGAACTCGCGCTGCTGGCGGCGATCACCTCCGCCGCCAATTCCAGCGCCACGCTCACCTCGGCGGTGGCCTCCGTCCTGCAGCAGCTCGGGGAGTTCGGCGGCTGGGAGCTGGGCCACGTGTACGTGAACGAACCCGGCACGGATACGCTGGTGCCCCTGGGACTGTGGTACGAGGCCAACCCGGGCCGCTGCCGGACCTTCCAGGCGCGCACCGGGGAGCTGACCCTGCGGCGGGGCGCCGGTTTGCCGGGCCAGGTCATGGCGCGCGGTGAGCCGCTGCTGCTGACCTCGCTGGCGGATGAATGCAATTTTCCCCGCGCGGAGGCGGCGCAGGCCTGCGGGCTGGTGTGCGGTTACGCCTTCCCGGTCACGCCGAGCGTGGGCGGCATGGCGGTCATCGAGTTGTTTTCCATCCGGCGGCATGCGCCGGACGAGCCGATGCTGGGCCTGATCCCGCAGGTCACTTCGCAGATCAACCGGATCTTCGCGCGCCACTGGCTGGATCGGGAGCGCCAGCGGGTGCAGGTCGCGCTGGAGGAGAAGGTGCGCGAGCGGACCGAGACGCTCTCCAAGACGGTGCAGGCCCTGAACGAACGGGTGGAAGAGCAGCGCCGCATGCAGCAGGCGCTCCAGGTGCACAACCGCGCGCTCAACGCGGCGGCCAATGGCATCGTGATCGCGGACGCCCTGCAGCCGAACTGGCCCATCATCTACTGCAACCCGGCGTTCGAGCGCCTCACCGGCTATCAGGCCGACGAGGTGATGGGTCGGAACTGCAAGTTTCTCCAGGGCGACGACACCGACACGGAAACCGTCGGCGCCTTGCGCGATGCCATCCGCACGGGTCAGCCGGTCAACGTCACGATCAAGAACTACCGCAAGGACGGCACCAGCTTCTGGAACCAGCTGACGGTGGCGCCGGTGCGCGATCCCACCGGTTTGCTGACCCACTACATCGGCGTCCAGGAGGATGTCACCCGCCAGCAGGAGGCCGAGCACAGCCTACGCGCGGCGCGCGATGCCACCGAGCTGGCCAACGCGGACCTGTCGCGGGCCGCCCGGCTGAAGGACGAGTTCCTGGCCGCGATGAGCCACGAGCTGCGCACGCCGCTGAACGCGGTACTGGGCATGGCGGAGGTCATGCGGGACCAGTTGCACGGCCCGCTGAATGCGTCGCAGCTCGAGATGATGGGGATTGTCGAGGAAAGCGGCCGCCACCTGCTGGCGCTGATCAACGACATCCTCGACCTCTCCAAGATCGAGGCCGGGAAGCTGGACCTGCAGGTTGAGGAGGTGCCGATCGAGCCCGCGGCGCAGTCAAGCGTGCGCTTCGTGCGGGAGCAGGCGATGCGCAAGAAGCTGGAGCTGACCTGCACCGTCGATCCCACGCTGGAGACCGTCCAGGCGGACCACCGCCGGTTGAAGCAGGTCCTGGTGAATCTCCTGAGCAACGCGGTGAAGTTCACGCCGGAGGGCGGCCGCGTGGGCCTGGAGGTCGTCGCGGACCCGGTGGCCGGCGGGGTGCGGTTCACCGTGTGGGACACCGGCATCGGCATCGCCCGGGCGGATTTCGACCGCATCTTCCAGCCGTTTGAGCAGATCGACAGCCGGCTGGCCCGGCGCTACGAGGGGACCGGCCTCGGTCTCGCCTTGGTGCGCCGCATGGTGGCGATGCACGGCGGGACGCTCAGCCTCGACAGCGAGCCCGGGCAAGGCAGCCGGTTCAGCGTGTTTTTGCCCCAGGTCCGGTTCAGCCACCCGCCGATCGCGGTGACGCCGGGTCAGGTCCCGGCGCCGGCGGCCCGTCCCCGGGTGCCCAACGGGGCGATCCATGTGTTGGTGGCCGAAGACAACGAAGCGAACCAGAAGATGCTGCTGGGTTACCTGCAGGCCCAGGGTTACCGGACCTCGCTCGCCACCCAAGGCGAGGAGGCGGTGCAGATGGCCACGGCCCTGTGCCCGGATATCATCGTCATGGATGTGCAGATGCCGGGCGTCGACGGGTTGGAAGCCATTCGCCGGATCCGCGCCGACCCCCAAGTGGCGCATATCCCCATCATTGCGCTCACGGCCATGGCCATGAATGGCGACCGGGACCGCTGTATCGCCGCCGGCGCCAGCGCCTACCTGAGTAAACCCGTCATGCTCAGCGAGCTGGCGGCCTGCCTGGATCAGGTGGTCGCGGTCCGGTCCGGCCCGGCCCCGCTGCGCCAAGACGGCCCTGCGCAAAGGTTGGCATAA